ATTTCCCAAGTCCCTGTGACAAGAGCAAATGAGCAAGAAGTTCTAGGCAGCTTCAACGGCTTGTCAAGCGGCAAGACAATATGCCTTGATGTTCCTTCCTTGTTCACCCAGTGCTCAGAGCTCTGatgatctgtttctgtttctgttatCTCATCTCTCTCTGATTGACAGTGCTGTTTCTTCTTCCAGGTATGTCCTTTACCCCACCCAGTGAATGCACACAAATCCTTCACAATTTCTAGTGTTTAAATGACCGGTCTTTCTTTGGGCACCCATACCAATCTGTCAACACCCTCCCCGCATTATAGCACAAACTACATTAGATTAGATGCACCTGCTTGCCTGATGCTTTTTCCTAGTAGATTGTGACCTTCTCTAGAACATGGGTTGTGAGCATGGCCTTAGTTAGGAAGCGGAAATTGATGGAGgagagaatgaatgaagaaaaacatgattAATGACaaatctgtgtttccactgcttccaGGATTCATGCAACACTGAACCAATATTTATCAAGAATGAGACTAGTACTAAGGGCACAGATAACTGATaaacaggacagaaatggtagcatgtgtgtgtatttagagaaggagtgtatatatatatatatatatatatatatatatatacacacacacatatacatggagtatatatatatatacatatacatgtgtgtatatattatggtggatgtatatatatatagtgtctctgtgtgtgtatatatatataatacatacacatatatgtcacatttgtacatatatataagtatatatatacatattcatattgtgggtacatatatatgtgtatgggcttcccttgtggctcagtggtaaagaatccacctgctaatgcaggagatacaagttcaatccctgggtcaggaatatctcctagagaaggaaatggcaacccattccagtattcttgcctggagactcccacagacagaggagcctggtgggttacagtccatgggggttgcaaaagagttggaaacgagttagtgactaaacaacaacaatatatacatGAATGGGGTTATAAagtatgtttgtatgtatatagTGTTCATACATATATCATGTATGTTCACGCACACATCTTTAGTGCGCAAATACATGTCTGTGTCTGTATAACAGTAAGTGGACATATAGTCTGTGTGTGGTAGGTATATGTATAGTGCATACACATATGATGTGCATATGTGCACACTCAGATGGCCTATGCACGTTTAGTGTCTGTGTGTTCACTAGAATGCAATGTGAGTGGAGATTTAGAGGGTACAGCAGAAGACGGTAGGAAGGATAGCCAGTACACACAACATGGATGTTTTTTAATAAAACGAGGAGAAGCTTGAGGCTGCCTCTCTACAAAGGAgagtgaggagagagaaggaagaagaaagagctgGAGAATTAAGAAGGAAAACAGCTTAGAGAAAGTTCACTAAAACCAAGTAAGCACCATATTCTAAAGGTTGGTGAGCAGACATAAAAACCTTTAAAACAAAGCTGGGGAGGTGGAAAATCAAGGGGTGGGAAACCACTGGATTTTATCAATAGGAAGGTAGCAGTGAATAGGGAGTGAAAGCCTCAGGAAGAGGTGGGGGGATGACTCAGTGATGAGGAAGCAGAATCAGACAAACACAGACTTCTGTCTCTTTCCAACACTTTGGCTTTGAAAGGATGATGAGAGAAGCAGCTTTGACAAAAACAGGATCAAAAACTTGGCTTTTTTTTTGGTTCTCTGTAGATGGGAAAGGTCAAACATGTGTGTGGACAGAAAGTTATGATTCTGGTACTGTCCCAGGGCTCACATTGTGAAGCATCATTTGCAGCAAACACAAATACACTCAAGACCTCTAACCCTTATAGAAgggttatacatacatatagaagCCCAAAATCTCTCACAACAGGTCTGGGAGGTAGGTTCTATAATTatctacattttacagatgaagaagccaagcacagacaggttaagtaacttgtccagagTTGCTCAGCTAGTTAAGTCCCAAGTCAAGTCCCCTTGCCTCTCCCAGGCAATCTGATGTGCAATGAGAGATGCAGAAAATAGAGCCTTTGACATGCTTCATGCTTTCCCAAGTCCTGCTAAGACTGACCTGGCTTTCTCCCCTGCCAAGCAGAGGCTTTGAATTTGGGGTGGAAGCTATGTTTGATGGGGGAGGAATAGCAGAGGGAGCCCATTTATTGGTATTGCAGAGTTTGCAGCTCAATTGCCAGTTGTGAATATTATCGTAAGCATCATCCAAAGACAGTTACAGTACACACTATGAGACCTAAGTTCAAGAACTGCCTCCAACTCCAAGTATTTTATAATCtggagcaagtcacttaactggTGCAGGTACAAATTTTCCATTCATAacctggaaaaataataataaattattctaCATCCCTTCGAGTGCAGTTGTGAGGAGCAagtgaaaagatgtgagaaagtTCAAGCAAATGTGcactatttcattattattattattctctcaAAACTGAGAAATTGCTCATTTTCTCCACTTCCCCATTCCACTTCCAGAGGTATTAAAAACTGGTAAGACATCCAACTCTGGGGAAGTGTTTCCAAACCCAAGTAACTTCCATGTGTACAATTTGCCCTAAGTGGGAAATTCCCTTACACAGTGAGACAGGATGACCCATTTCAAAATTTCTCTGGAAGCGAGCTTTAATTAACTGTCATTATCTAAGATTTGCAGGCTGTTTTTGGATGCCTAAAGCTGCTCAAAACAACTAATACTATATATTCTACACCAGTCTGTtcatcctccttttctttctccattcaccATGTGGATCATGATATTAATACACTAACTCCAGTGCAGCCTTTTTCCCTCACTATCTGCTTCTGTGAATTTCACTTCTATTCATCGACATTGTCTTTAAGTCCCAGCATGGTCCTGCTGCAGATGATCAAGGAGGTGACTATTGCCAGAAGCCAGTAAGGCATAGCCATTGGAAGGGAACGTTAGAAAATCAGCGCCAGGCAGCCAGGCAATCTGATTGTATTTTGCCAGATGTTTGGAGCACTGGTACAGAGTGTGGCTATCAAGTCTTCAGatggatttttttcatctttaaacaaGACAGTTTGGTGCATATATAATGAGCCTAGAGTTCCATGCAAAGCAGCTGtccttcagatttttaaattgtcttgatttttttttttaactttaccgTTTCTATCTAAACTATGTTCCAAAGATAAAGTTAAAACAATTAGGCAGCAGTAGAATGGGGTATATGATGGGTGACTGATGTGTGGTCAGTTGTAGGCACATTTACTGTAATCTATGAAAACATCTGGGCCACAATCAATCTCCTTTGCAGGTGAGAAACTAGGGATCCAGGGCcaaatttcactttttctttttttgagaaaggagtatgcAGTTTGCATGCATGGCTTCATAAAGAAAAGTGAACATACAAAAATTTCAAATTGCAGAGACAACCTGTATGATGGTCATTTGTATTAGATAGCTTTATGAAAGGttgttggcgggggggggggggggggggggggggtgtgctcATTCATATAATCCCTTCCCTATCTGCAtgcaagctcagttgtgtctgactctttgcgatcccatggactgcagcccgccagtctcctctgtccatgaaattttccaggcaagaacactggagtggcttcccatttcctactcgaggcgatcttcttcacccagggatagaaactgcAAGTCCTGCCTTGGCAAGAGGACttttttaccactgcgccacctggagcCCCTTTAAAGCAGACACTTAACagttttgcaaagcaaaggactTCACTAATTCTATTCATCCCCCAAGACAGCCCTTCTCCCCccaaaatgaaacttttaaaatttactctctgTAAAATTTTATAGAGTAAGTCTCATTAGTCCCCTGTTATGCAGAAATCAGCTGAAACACACCCAGAACAATggtgttttctcctctgtgaaatcTCTAGACCAAGACCAACACACAgaccccttctcctactgccttcttTCCTTCAGACATCACCACTGGACTCCTCTTTCCATAGCTGGGCTGATGCAGACTCATGAGCTTCTACCACCCCACTTCCCTTCTTCCATTCCAGTTTCTATCAGCCAAACTACTAGTGAAAATGACAGAAGCCAGTACTTGTTGAGTTTAGGGCTTGACTCTTTTTCAAGcacaaataacatttatttcaatataaatatacaagtctacaaaaatattttttaaaagtacaataaTCTGAGTCACTGTCCAGCAGGACCATGCTTCATTTTTACAGTCAGAGATCAGATGCTccataaaaatatattcttttagcCTAGTTCTAGGACACCTTCAAACATAGTAAAATACCTTGTTCTACAAACAAATCTTTTTAGAGATTATTTACATATGCCAGTGATTTTGGATCTTTTATACCCAGAAATCAAGGGTATTGAAGTGAGTTAGAATTCCACATCAAGAATACAACTGCTTATATACAAACATTACAATAAATTACCGTATTAGATTGTGAAAAATACATCAGATTTTCTCTGCAAATTTCTAGCAGATAATAAGTTACCCATcggaaaaagaaacaacaaaacaaaaccacctcAAGTCCACCTCAAGTGTGTCTGTCCTGATTCAAGTGTGAAATGCCCCAGGTCTGAGGTGCACCCACCACGCACTCTGCCGGGAGGGGTACGGTGCACATTACTTGGCGTGAGCAGACCTCAGAGTTCCCAGTATTTTGTCCCAGTGTGTGAAGTAAGGTGCGAAGTTGCAATTAAACTGGGAGTGATGCAGGTCGTGGTGCGCCACGCCCCCAAACCACCCGAAAGGTACCAGTCTGTGCGTGGACCAGGGGAAGTCGTAGCCGGAGTGGTCCTCCACCGACAGCCAGATGTTGACCACGTGGAAGGTCAGGGTGGTGAGAGGGTGGCACCGCAGCAGCAAGATGTTCACCATGTCAAAGAAACCCAAGGAAAAGAGCTCCCCGACGCTCATGTACTGTGTGGCCAGCGCGAACGGCGACGAATTCTGATGGTGCATCTTGTGGAAGGTCCGGTACAGCCAGGGCACCCTGTGATGCAGCAGATGCCACACGAAGAACTCGGTGTCGAAGAGCAGCAGGCAGAGCACCACGTGGCACACCAGCTGGGACAGCTCGGGGGCCTCGACGGGCAGGAGGGCCGGGCTCACAGCCCAGTGCAGCAGCGTCATGGGGAACACGAACACCACGTGCTGGAAGAGCGTCTGCCCGAGGCAAGGCAGCAGCTGCCGCGCCGACGGCGAGAAGTCCGGGTGGATCTTGTAGCGCCGCAGCGCGGGCACCCAGGGGCACAGCACGTCCAGCACCACGAAGGGCAGGCAGAAGCCCACGtaggtggtgatggagaagaagaCAGGAAAGAAGGGCGACTGCATGAGAGCCTCCCAGGTCCTCAGGCGGTCCCAGAGGGGCTGCAGGAGCAGCTGGCCAGAGCTGCAGAGGACGTGGAGCTCGGAGCGGTTGTGGCTGTTCATGATGAGGCTGTGGCGAGCAGCGCTGGGGCTCGGATCCTAAGGCTTTTCTTAGGGCTTTCGACCCGCCCCCCGTGATGTCAGCCGCCGTTTGTCCTCCCTTTCCCGTCTTCGCGGAgcttgcaaaaataaataatccaaCAGAATTGCGCTTAGTTGCTATAAATACTCAAGTAGGGCTGCGTTCAATGGCATTCAGATATGCAATTACGCAATGCCCCGTAGTAATTACTACGCCTACAGGATTACGTTCTGATGTTTTAAGGGACGTACAATTTATACACGATACAATGCACAGAGCTTCAGTGCAGAGTTTCTACGAGTTTTGACAACTCAGTTTATGGGTTATCACCATCCCCAAACAAGagagaatatttccatcatcacCAGAAACAACTCCTTTGCAATCAAGACAGAAttacttgtgttttttttaataatacattATTGCGTCTGAGTGTTTTAATAAAGACACAAATgtgactgtatttaaaaaaaaaaaaaaaactctaaaaagcGACATACCTTTCCTATTTCGAGTCTTTTCTTTCTGCTGGCGCGCTCTATTGATCTAACTGGCAGCAATCCGCAAACTAACCTTTCTTAGACGGAACCGCGCGGGTCGCTGGCCGCGAGCGGTGGCGATCTGCGCAGGAAATCAGCCTGGAAGGGTAGCAGGTTGGGAACCTCCTCCAGTTCCCATATCTTTCCCCGGCCGGCTGGAGGAAAGCTCCAGACCCTACCGCACGCAGCCTCCCTCGGAGGAGCCCCCCAAACGCGGCCGGAGGGTCGTCCCTTCGC
Above is a genomic segment from Dama dama isolate Ldn47 chromosome 15, ASM3311817v1, whole genome shotgun sequence containing:
- the CH25H gene encoding cholesterol 25-hydroxylase — its product is MNSHNRSELHVLCSSGQLLLQPLWDRLRTWEALMQSPFFPVFFSITTYVGFCLPFVVLDVLCPWVPALRRYKIHPDFSPSARQLLPCLGQTLFQHVVFVFPMTLLHWAVSPALLPVEAPELSQLVCHVVLCLLLFDTEFFVWHLLHHRVPWLYRTFHKMHHQNSSPFALATQYMSVGELFSLGFFDMVNILLLRCHPLTTLTFHVVNIWLSVEDHSGYDFPWSTHRLVPFGWFGGVAHHDLHHSQFNCNFAPYFTHWDKILGTLRSAHAK